DNA from Platichthys flesus chromosome 20, fPlaFle2.1, whole genome shotgun sequence:
AGATCAAGATGTAGAGATCGACCTGGTTGAAGAGGAGCCACCGTTTCTACAGGGACAGACAAAGTGGACCTTGAACATGAGCCCAGTCAAAATAGTGAAGGTGAATATCCAGTCTCCGGGAAGTCgtgaataacaataataaacattttaaactctCGCTTTAAATAATGATGTAGTTTGACAAATCAATATCTGGTCTCATTTTGTCCATTAGAATCCGGACGGCTCCCTCTCCCAAGCAGCCATGATGCAGAGCGCTCTGTCCAAGGAGAGACGAGAGCTGAAGCAGCAGGCGCGAGCAGCCGAGATGGACTGCATCCCCACGGGTCTCCACAAGAACTGGATCGACCCCATGCCCGACTGTAAGCAACTACACAACACGTTGTTTCAATGATCCAGCAGATCCTGAAATAATCTGTAGATTTAAACATGAGACATTGACCGTGTGATATCCGTCAAACAGAAAATTATTATGAAACCGAATCGATCAATGTCGTGTCAGCGATTTGGAAATTGGAGGAACAGAGTGAGTCTGTCCAGGCCCATTACACTGTGACACTGTGACCATGCCGCGGCTGGAGATGCTTATCTAGCTTCCCTATGAGTTTATTCTTGCACACTCACAGACGTAATGCACTGGGACTCTGTCTCCCAGGCGCCTGAGGGGAGATCGGAGGCTTTCCGAGTTCCTTCCAGCTGGTCACTTCTACCTCTGACTCATGGTTTAATACACACAGATCTGGTTGGGAAGTTGATTATCGTGGCAGTTCATCTTAATTCATGGTAGATTGCAGGAGGTTGAGATGGATCTTGCCGGAACTTGACGTCTCTCGAACTCCCTGTTTCTCTCCCGTGAAGATGAAGGAAGGCAGATCGCCGCCAACATGAGGGGCATCGGCGTGATGCCTGTGGACGTGCCGGCGTGGAAACGCTACGCCTGCGGGGGGAACCAGGTTTCCTACGGCCAGAAGACGGAGCTCTccatcctgcagcagagagagagcttACCTATTTTCAAACTCAAGGAGCAGCTCATTCAGGTGAGAGTGAACTCAGCGATTTATTTGGCAAATTTCAATTGGGAAATCATTGTGAAACCAATAAAACATCCACCAAGTGGCACCAATATCAACAATACCTCTAACACCTCACCCTTTCATTCCTTCTCCTGACAGGCTGTCCACGACAACCAGATGTTGATTGTAGTGGGAGAAACTGGGTCCGGTAAGACCACACAGATCACCCAGTACCTGGCAGAGGTCGGCTACACCACTCGGGGGAAGATTGGTTGTACGCAGCCCCGTCGGGTAGCCGCCATGTCGGTGGCCAAGCGAGTCTCTGAGGAGTACGGCTGCCGTTTAGGTCAAGAGGTTCGTGATCATGGAGTTTATCCTCCGTAGCATCTGGTTCACATTACAGCTCAATCAGCGTGactcacattttcttttgtaccaTCGTGTTAGGTGGGTTACACCATTCGTTTCGAGGACTGCACCAGCACAGAGACGGTGATCAAGTACATGACCCACGGGATGCTGCAGAGGGAGTGTCTGATCGACCCGGACATGAGCCAGTACTCCCTCATCATGCTGGACGAGGCCCACGAGAGGACCATCCACACAGACGTCCTGTTTGGCCTCCTCAAGAAGGTGATTTACCACGGTCACAAACCATgtactatatatttataaggAGAATATACTAAAGTGTTATTGTGATGATTATGAGGATAGAGAACATTGGAGCATTTTTAAGTAATAAcgctctttctcactctctctctctctctctctctctctcttctagaCGATGCAGAAACGCAAAGACCTGAAGCTCATCGTCTCCTCTGCAACACTGGACGCCGTCAAATTCTCCCAGTATTTCTATGAAGCTCCCATCTTCACCATCCCTGGAAGAGCTTTCCCAGTGGAGGTTCTCTACTGCAAAGAGCCTGAGACCGACTACCTGGATGCCAGTCTCATCACCGTCATGCAGATCCACTTAACTGAGCCTCCAGGTGTGTTTGTTGAAACTGGATTCCCTAAACCACGATGGATTTAAGTTCACTGTGTCCGTGAGACATATTTTGAGGTATTTGAAGAATcgtgatgtttaaaacaactttTCTCTCTGGTCTGCGTCCAGGGGACGTCCTGGTGTTTCTGACGGGTCAGGAGGAGATCGACACGGCCTGTGAGATCCTGTACGACCGGATGAACTCGCTGGGGCCAAATGTGCCTGAGCTCATTATTCTGCCCGTCTACTCGGCCCTGCCCAGCGAGATGCAGACCAGAATCTTCGACCCGGCTCCACCAGGCAGCAGAAAGGTTTCGGGCTGGATACAATTCTTTATATCCTGTTTATTAAGTGCTAAAATAACACTTATctactttttatatatattaataactgAGACGTATCACTACAACAGTCTCTTTTTCAAATGTATCTGACTAAAAACTCTCtcacttgtgtttcttttggtTACAACCAGGTCATCATTGCCACTAATATCGCCGAGACGTCTCTGACCATCGATGGAATCTACTACGTGGTCGATCCTGGTTTCGTCAAGCAGATCGTGTACAACTCCAAGACCGGCATCGACCAACTGCTGGTGACTCCCATATCACAGGTCAGTGGATCAAACACAGTCCTCACCATTAGGAAGTTGATATCATTTTATACTTGTTAACCCTCAGTGGTTTGTATTCTAAACTGGACACCTGGAGAAGCAGCATTGGAAGTGATCTGATGTGTGGGTGGACTCTCTTCTGGTTCTAGGCCCAGGCCAAGCAGCGGGCGGGTCGAGCCGGCAGGACGGGCCCAGGGAAGTGTTACAGGCTCTACACAGAGAGAGCCTACAGAGACGAGATGCTGACGTCCAACGTGCCGGAGATCCAGAGAACCAGTCTGGCCAGCACGGTGCTGTCTCTGAAGGTGATGTTGATTTGGTAACGCCGCCATGAATCAGTCTTTCACGAAGCTGCTGGAATCATGTAATCatgtttctttcctcctcactcaccACCACAGGCCATGGGTATAAACGACCTCATGGCTTTCGACTTCATGGACGCTCCGCCCATGGAGACTCTGATCATAGCCATGGAGCAGCTCTACACTCTGGGCGCTCTGGACGATGAGGGTTTGCTCACCAGGCTCGGCAGAAGGGTGAGGAGTGATTTTTATTCTGTGGTTTCCTGCAGGAGGAAATATGAAGTGGATAAATATACAtcagatgaataaatatatgAGTCAGGACTGAGGCGGACGCCGTGATCCTTCAACACAAGGAAATGTATGgttttgattaaatgttaaaCGCGTCACACGCTCTGGTGTCTGTGCTTCAGATGGCCGAGTTCCCTCTGGAGCCGATGCTCTGTAAGATGTTGATCATGTCCGTGCATCTGGCGTGCAGCGAGGAGATGCTCACCATCGTGTCCATGCTGTCGGTTCAGAACATCTTCTACAGACCGAAGGTTCGTAAAAATCAGTCCTCGTCAAATCAGATTTACTTTTACAACATTCATGTGCgtgtgcttgtttttttatgactCTGTTAATCACACGTCAGACTGAAAAACTAAACTCCATCCCCCCCCGTCTGCAGGACAAACAGGCGCAGGCCGaccagaggaagacaaagttCTTCCAGGCGGAGGGAGACCACCTCACGCTGCTGTCTGTTTACAACTCCTGGAAGAACAACAAGTTCTCCAACCCCTGGTGCTTCGAGAACTTCATCCAGGCCCGTTCTTTGAAGAGAGCTCAGGACATTCGGAAGCAGATGCTGAGCATCATGGACAGGTAGTGTAATCCTTGAGCATTAATTAGATTCACTCACTGTGTATCTCAGTGTTGATGTATTTTAACCTCAATCAAACATCCTCTGTACATGAATTCTTATTTCCCAGGCACATGCTGGACGTGGTGTCTTGTGGGAAAAGCACCATGCGGGTCCAGAAAGCTATTTGCAGCGGTTACTTCAGGAACTCGGCCAGGAAGCACCCGCAGGACGGCTACCGCACCCTGATCGACCAGCAGGTGGTGTACCTCCACCCGTCCAGCACCCTGTTCAACCGCCAGCCAGAGTGGTGAGTCCCCACTGGACCCAGCACGGAACATTCTCATGTGACTCTGCTGAAATGCTGTAAAACTTACTTTTGCacggttttgtgtgtttctttcatttttattaattaattaactcTTTAGGCAAAAATTTGAAATACTCCTATTttctgcagtaaaggtcatgaacccttctcctccatgtgagcagatAGACTAAAACCTCAAAATGCACTTTGAATAAACTTatgttaaagatgttttttgttaAGTTTGCTTTGAATTAATTAGTTGATGCTGTTAAAAACCGCCATGATTGATCTCTAACTGTATtttgtgtcctctctctctttcctcaggcTGGTGTATCACGAGCTGGTGCTGACCACTAAGGAGTACATGCGGGAGGTGACCACCATCGACCCGCGCTGGCTGGTGGAGTTCGCCCCGGCGTTCTTCAGAGTGGCCGACCCCACGCGCCTCAGTCGACAGAAGCGGCTGCAGAAGCTGGAGCCGCTGTACAACCGCTACGAGGAGCCCAACGCCTGGAGGATCTCCCGCGCCTTCAGGAAGCGCTGAAGACTGTCGGTCTGACACCAGGTGGGCGTGCCGGGAACAGACTGAGCCGGTTAAAGGCTGAAAAAGActctttcatttcatgttttaattttgcTTTGTTGATTTGTATAGAAGTTTTACAGTATTTGGTCCTAACTGTGTCGTCCTCGGGTGAAGACACACTTGACCTGGTCAACACGTTTtctattgatttgatttgatttatatgaatTTGTAATCTCATGTAGGTATTTCATCATCACAGATAAACACTGGATGCACTTTTATCTGCGGCCACGTCTCATTACTCAAGTTACTGAAAGGATTGTTATGAAGTCTGTCAGAGGGGGCGGGGCATCACACAAGGAAGAACTTATTCAATCCGATTTATGGTAACTCATTTCTTAAAACAGCCTGAGCAGCTGATtcgtgaaatgttttgtttgaactcataaaaagaggaataaacacATGTGACTcgcagcagaagcagaagaacaGTCCGGAGATCAGTTTGGATATTATCATGGGTATTTATTAAGCAATCTCTTCGACCACAGTCATGTTTATGGATTGAATAGGCCTCAGATGTGAGAGGAATGCagctctttaaaaacaaaaacaaaacaaaaaaatccctaatgagattaatttaaaaacagaaacaccatAGCCTTATATACAAGTGGGTGGGGTGGGCATGTGCAAGAGGTGCATGGGGGTTTCGGGGTCGTGTATGATGATGGGTCGGTACAACAGGAAGATTTCTGaaggcggtggggggggggggacaaaggaGAGGTGGCTGGCTTTAGTACATGTAGCCTTTGGAGTAGGGCTGGGCGCCCATGTTTTGGGGGGGTTGGTCCGGGGTGTAGGGCACAGCCTCGTCCAGGTGGGACAGCGGCACCGTGTCCTCCTCGTTGACGTAGCGCTCGAACTCGGCCTTCAGGCTGGGCCGCTGATTGTCGGGGAAGGCCAGAGAGATGAGCGCCTCGGGCTCGCACACAAACTTGTAAACATAGCGCTCGCCCgccacctggagagagagagagagagagagagaggggaggggctTGAGTCAAAGAGGAATGCATATAAAAAACACTCTTATGTTCAGGTGTGcacaacactggtgtgtgtgtgctgggttCCAGTAAAAGATCAGATCTGCGTCACTGACGTGCAGTGACCCAGTTACCAGTGCCTCAGATTGACTGGGAGCGTTTTATTTGACTCACATGCTGAACGTCATTACACACAAATATTCAGGTATGGCCTCTGTCAATCTGGTAAAGTTCCCCTCGTACAGATACTGCTAATGTGGATTCTCAATAAGGAAAACAGCAAATATAACTTTTCTATATAAGCAACCTTATATTCTGGgaatttttcatttaaagttttagtttctagatattttaatatttcttagTTTCTTCCATGTTGTGcactttaatatttattatctGTAGCTAAACTAGAACAGGTCCACTTATGTCACTTTCTAATACCTGTTTTACTCCAAAGTTATTGAttttcccattgcagacaaaatattagttaataattttaattattttcgtGATCAGCTAGAAACCATTAAGGAAAATCTATTTATCTTCCTTCAGTAAACTCAAGTATTTGTCTTTTAAAGTCAAGACACAGATGAGCCGTTGAACAAATTATTTTCTAGTATAGTTACACAAATCATCTGGATCATCTCAATCCAttacttaaaagaaaaataaactcgAGCAAACTGTTAGACTATAATATAATGTGGACAATGTGGAAATGACATTCTTCAAATTCTCTAAATATGAGAagtggtgtttgttttgtacCTTCTGCATGATTCCCTTCTCGTAGTAGTAGCGCAGAGAGCGACTGAGCTTGTCGTAGTTCATGGCCGGACGGTTCTTCTGCATGCCCCACAGCCGGGCGACCtgcggggggggcggggggggggggggggggggggcagaggaggaggaaatggctGTGGTTAGATTTGAGTTTGATTCCGTCCTCAGTGAGGTTCATGTGCAGGTGACTGGTTATTTGCTTGATTTGAAAGAGCTGAACTGTAAAGGCCTCTCTCACATGACACGTCAACAGtcagcgtccccccccccccccccccccccttcaagtTCATATCCCCAAAATAATTGGCGCTTCACAGTTGTGTGTGATTCCCGGCTGCTAACACTAGGGGTCCTTGCTGACGAGTCAAACTCCTCTTCTTACCCAACATGGCCCAGAGCAGGGCGAGTCTCCACATGTGGATTCACTTCCTTTTTATGTAACCCATTACCACTTGAATGCAACCAGAGTCCCACAGTGTTCCCAGTGAAACGAGAGTCGAGCTGGTCGGAGGCTCGGCCGCGGATCGCAGCCCAGAAGTGAACCCTCCGCTGACGAGTGTCTCACAACAGACCCACACAGGCAGGAGGAAGTAAATCACATCCTCTTTACAACAGGGAACCGTGTTAATGTTGACAAACACCTCGGACACTGGAGGAGAGTGTAAAGCTcgctggggggagggggggggagggcgcTGAGATTCATGACTCAGGAGGAGACAGGTCGAATCCCACAGCGGCCATCGCGCCTGTAGCTCTGTCTGATCTCTGAGTGGCTCTCAGCCCTAATTGCTCTTGTAAAACTCTTACCCCCCATCCATTTTTAATGTACAGTAAAAAGATaatggaacccccccccccccccctcagtatTAGGATCCACCCTAAGTGGACGCTGTCTGATGCGTCCAATCAAATTGCAGACTTAAACATCGCAAAAAAAACGTCTGGACTAAAGAAACGTGAGGAGGGCGAATCGGGGGTGTTCGATGATTCTGTGATAGCGCTCGTCCTTCGTTTTATCAATCCGATGTTTCATGTGCTGAATAATGAATGGGGCGCTAATGGAGGAAAGATCAGAGAAAAGACCTGCGAGGAAAAAAAAGGGCCTCGCGTCTAATCGCTGCCATCGAGGTAACGCTTTAAAAACTCTGCTAACGTAAATTCATTCCGAGAATAACTCCTCTACCGTGCTTATCAGATTCAAATCGACGTCGTGATCTCTATCAACGGCATAAAATAAACTAACAATCGCAATGATGCATTTTGAAATCAGGATATGGCCTAAGAGTTTATTCTACTATGAAGATAGTTACtcttatggggcaactgcgacagTCCACGAAATGTCCACTTAAAGTTCTTTTCAATTAGTTGTTCTCTTTGCCGACAGTCTGGCGTCTCGC
Protein-coding regions in this window:
- the LOC133975744 gene encoding ATP-dependent RNA helicase DHX8-like, whose protein sequence is MSASDEIKRLEYLSLVSKVCTELENHLEISEKDLAEFVISLAETHPTFEAFKAVLTQNGADFTDTLIGNVLRLINTMRPSPSSSKDVKPPSEQDKLKDKYPALCQPDDPMWIPPAVHVNRDDEQVAAAAMKELEMLMPNVCGIISDSRDRDADRESGCKRSRSGDCGEETNHKPKRKRPSRWSDHPPTPERDKDKIKEKEVEQQQQQQQQQQQQEEEKEEEKERWLNRPVDKPLSDEPVVGDIYNGKISSLMQFGCFVQLEGLRKRWEGLVHISELRKEGRIANVADVVTRAQKVKVKVLSFTGSKTSLSMKDVDQETGEDLNPNRRRNLDTGVNSETMRNPDRPTDANLIEVKDKPTDHKRLAKITDLEKWEIKQMIAANVLPKEEFPEFDEETGILPKIDEDEDQDVEIDLVEEEPPFLQGQTKWTLNMSPVKIVKNPDGSLSQAAMMQSALSKERRELKQQARAAEMDCIPTGLHKNWIDPMPDYEGRQIAANMRGIGVMPVDVPAWKRYACGGNQVSYGQKTELSILQQRESLPIFKLKEQLIQAVHDNQMLIVVGETGSGKTTQITQYLAEVGYTTRGKIGCTQPRRVAAMSVAKRVSEEYGCRLGQEVGYTIRFEDCTSTETVIKYMTHGMLQRECLIDPDMSQYSLIMLDEAHERTIHTDVLFGLLKKTMQKRKDLKLIVSSATLDAVKFSQYFYEAPIFTIPGRAFPVEVLYCKEPETDYLDASLITVMQIHLTEPPGDVLVFLTGQEEIDTACEILYDRMNSLGPNVPELIILPVYSALPSEMQTRIFDPAPPGSRKVIIATNIAETSLTIDGIYYVVDPGFVKQIVYNSKTGIDQLLVTPISQAQAKQRAGRAGRTGPGKCYRLYTERAYRDEMLTSNVPEIQRTSLASTVLSLKAMGINDLMAFDFMDAPPMETLIIAMEQLYTLGALDDEGLLTRLGRRMAEFPLEPMLCKMLIMSVHLACSEEMLTIVSMLSVQNIFYRPKDKQAQADQRKTKFFQAEGDHLTLLSVYNSWKNNKFSNPWCFENFIQARSLKRAQDIRKQMLSIMDRHMLDVVSCGKSTMRVQKAICSGYFRNSARKHPQDGYRTLIDQQVVYLHPSSTLFNRQPEWLVYHELVLTTKEYMREVTTIDPRWLVEFAPAFFRVADPTRLSRQKRLQKLEPLYNRYEEPNAWRISRAFRKR